A segment of the Sulfurovum indicum genome:
GATCAAACCGTTTTTTATACTTGTTTCATTATTGATGTTGATGGTGGGGATAACATTTATCCACTATGCGGGTGTAGGCCGTCAAACACCACAGCAAACCCTGGAAAGGATCAGCACTGTAACTCAGATTGTTTCACCGTCACTGAGTGTTGCCTACTATGAGCCAAGAGTGCTTTTTGTTGAAAAAGGAAGCAACCCGGCATATCCGCAGATGCAGCCTATCGATAAAATGGATTTTGTATATGCAAAATAGCGCATTTCTCTACTTTCTTACACTCATGCTCTTTAGGCAGAAAAGTAAACATATAGGGGCCATAATGATCTCTGTGATCATTATTTTTCTCTTGAGTGCCGTTCTCTTCATCTCCTCTTCTCTGCAGTATTCACTTTTGGCAACACTGGAAGGTCAGGCAGATTTCAGTGTGAGCAGGGTTCAGGCAGGCAGACCGGTGAATACCCCGGTAGAGTGGGTAGAGAGGATACTTGAGATCAATGGGGTATCCCATGTCGCACCAAGGATCTATGGAAGATACTTCTTTACACCGCGAGAAAAATCTTTTTTAGTGGTCGGTATAGATTTTTTCGATGAGCAAAACAGTAAAGCTATGGAAAAGTTGATAGAAGAGATAGATTTAAAACGTTTTCTCTCTGCCGAGAGTATGCTGGTAGGGGAAGGGGTGAAGAGATTTTTGGAAGCACACTATTTTAAGAATGATTTTACCTTTAAGACCCCGAAGGGAACATTTAAAAAAGTAAAAATATACAAAGTGCTGCCTGAACAGACCAATCTTATAGCCAACGATATGATAGTGATGCCGCTCGAACTGGCAAGAGAGGTATTTGGTATGAGGGATGATGAGGTCACAGATATCACATTCAATGTGCCCAATGATGCCGAATGGGACAATATCATTACAAAACTGCATTTGATGTTCTATGATGTAAGGGTGGTTGAAAAAAGAGAGATCAAAAAAGCGTATGAAAACCTTTACAACTACAAAGGAGGACTCTTTTTGATACTTTATCTGGTGAGTATTGTTACTTTTATGCTTGTTTTGTATCAGCGTTACTCCATGGTATACTCTACCGAGCGGAAAGAGATAGGTATTCTTCGTGCGACAGGATGGAGTATCAAAGATATTCTGCGGTTGAAGTTCTATGAGAACCTGATCATTGTGATAGTGAGTTTTACTGTAGGGGTAGTCCTGGCATATCTTTATGTATTTATTTTTGATGCCCCACTGCTTAGCCAGATCTTTTTGGGTGGAGCAAATCTGCCTAACCGTGTCTCATTCATACCTGCACTGGAGTTCGGTATTCTGGGATCGGTTTTTCTTTTTTACGCTGTTCCTTTTTTGGCAGCAGTTTTGATTCCTGCATGGAAGATTGCAGTGACATCACCGAGAGAGGCGATGCAGTAAACAGTGAGGAGTGAAGAGTGAAGAGTGAAAGTATGCATTGCTCTGCAATGCCCGGATCAGATGGAGGGTACTCTGTTGTTACAGTTGTATTTGTTAAAAAGAAGAAACTATGGTAATCCTCGAAAACGTATACAAGATCTATAACGAAGGTACACCGCAGGCTTTTGAAGCGCTTAAATCGATCGATCTGAAGATTGCTGAGGGGGAAACGGTAATCCTGAATGGAGTAAGCGGCAGCGGAAAGTCGACACTGCTTTCGCTGATCGCTGCTTTGGATAAACCGAGTTCAGGAAAGATCACTGTGGGTGGTGAACTGATCTCCAAACTGCCTGATCTGCATGCTTCAGCCTACCGTGCCAAAACGATAGGTGTTATTTTTCAACACTTTAATCTTTTGGAGGCATTGAGCGTGGAAGAGAATGTGATGGCTCCTCTGATCAACTCCAGAC
Coding sequences within it:
- a CDS encoding ABC transporter permease, which codes for MQNSAFLYFLTLMLFRQKSKHIGAIMISVIIIFLLSAVLFISSSLQYSLLATLEGQADFSVSRVQAGRPVNTPVEWVERILEINGVSHVAPRIYGRYFFTPREKSFLVVGIDFFDEQNSKAMEKLIEEIDLKRFLSAESMLVGEGVKRFLEAHYFKNDFTFKTPKGTFKKVKIYKVLPEQTNLIANDMIVMPLELAREVFGMRDDEVTDITFNVPNDAEWDNIITKLHLMFYDVRVVEKREIKKAYENLYNYKGGLFLILYLVSIVTFMLVLYQRYSMVYSTERKEIGILRATGWSIKDILRLKFYENLIIVIVSFTVGVVLAYLYVFIFDAPLLSQIFLGGANLPNRVSFIPALEFGILGSVFLFYAVPFLAAVLIPAWKIAVTSPREAMQ
- a CDS encoding ABC transporter ATP-binding protein, with translation MVILENVYKIYNEGTPQAFEALKSIDLKIAEGETVILNGVSGSGKSTLLSLIAALDKPSSGKITVGGELISKLPDLHASAYRAKTIGVIFQHFNLLEALSVEENVMAPLINSRLDMATIERRVMKSMALAAISHKREGEVKALSGGEKQRCAIARALVHEPQLILCDEPTANLDRANSLKFIEILQSLYEMGKTIIVATHDPLFEGLSFVNKVIHMEDGKIVKREE